The Cellulophaga sp. L1A9 genome window below encodes:
- a CDS encoding DNA-directed RNA polymerase subunit omega, producing MNMNDLKNSKAPVSTVTINKNEFDAPTGNIYEAISIASKRAVQINSEIKKELLEKLEEFATYSDSLEEVFENKEQIEVSKFYEKLPKPHALAVTEWLDDKIYYRNTAKDLK from the coding sequence ATGAACATGAACGATTTAAAAAATTCAAAAGCTCCTGTTTCTACAGTGACTATCAATAAGAATGAATTTGATGCTCCTACAGGAAACATATACGAAGCAATCTCTATAGCTTCTAAAAGAGCTGTTCAGATTAACTCTGAAATTAAAAAAGAGTTATTAGAAAAGTTAGAAGAGTTTGCAACATATAGCGATAGCTTAGAAGAGGTTTTTGAAAATAAAGAGCAAATTGAAGTTTCTAAGTTTTATGAGAAATTACCAAAGCCACATGCTTTAGCAGTTACTGAGTGGTTAGATGATAAAATCTATTACAGAAATACAGCGAAAGACTTAAAGTAA